The Branchiostoma floridae strain S238N-H82 chromosome 18, Bfl_VNyyK, whole genome shotgun sequence DNA window CTAGATTTTTTGCAAGTCCAAGAACAGGTTCTCGACGTTcagacttgaacttgaacttttCACAAAAGTCTATTACCGGTTTGGCATACTGGTACACACTGTACCAAGTGATCCTGGCACGTATGTTGGAAATCACATATCAGCGCTCCACCAAAatccaaaacaacaaacatcagCCCTCTTAGAGACTGTGCTGCAAAGCAGGATTGCAGCCAGAGCCTGTCTTTCCATCcattgacagaattttgcagctggggacaaaaaatttttttgcccattccgtcctctgtgattgACAAAAACCGATATGTTAAGTCAGTAAAGTTATGAAacaaaactgtctcccttgtgtaatttgtcaccaaaaacagatgaacagcttagtctacctgCAAAACccacacctcaaaatgcaggaaatacttaagtagcatttcagagggtctaaatttcaaaatttttcaggggAGCATggccccggaccccctaggaatgTTGCGCTTTTGGCTTGGTggcattcaaaatcaaggggacggaaaatgatttcaggcagTCTACAACCCTGCTGCAAAGCTTAAAAGAAGTGTTCCAAAGTGTGGCGTGTGGCTCTGCAGCATGCTACTGTGTCTGTGGTTTAAAAACATTCTACAGAACTTAATCAGTACGTCTAGTCTGGAAGCATGTAGTGATAGAAGAAGAGCTTGTCTTATAATGCTTCAGTGGTCAGCGGCAACTTGCTGGCAAGTCTCGTCAGCAGCAGTGACTATATCAAAGCAGAATCTACCATCTTGGTCAAGTTTTGCTATGGCAACAGGATTCTTCCAACGTTTCAAGATTCCTGGCTTCTagctactgtttttttttctacatcgTTGTTCCGACGGTCCCTAGTTAGATATGTTAAAGTACATACACAGTATAATGCAGGTATCGTTGTAGCGGTTATACACATCCACAGTTACAAAGGCTAGGGCAAAGCAACCccaacaacccccccccccaccctgGACAGCAACCCCACCCTGAAATGCCCTCTTCTAACTACTGCAGACAGAAGGGTTATTTGTGTTGCTGCTTATTTCAATAAACAAAGATGCTAAGGCCACAGCACCACTCAGAACAGTACATGTTCACTTGCGCAGCTCCAACTACACATTGGCATTTACCCAGCTGGGTTTCTGGTGACCTGGGTTCTAGAGACCCACCTGGGTTTCTGGAAACCCAGCTTAACCCAGGCTTTTTTCTGACCCAGTTGAGTTTCTGGTAACCCAGCTCAACCCAGGCTTTTCAGTGACCTAGCTGGGTTTCTGGTAACCCTGCTGGGTGTAGGGTTCTAGTGACCCAGCTGGGTTTCTGGGAACCCTGCTGGGTGTAGGTTTCTAGTGACCCAGCTGGGTTTCTGGTAACCCAGTTTTTGTTGACCCAACTGAGCCCAGGATTTCTGGAATTTTCATTCTTCATTCAAACACAGAGAGCAGCGGAGGGTAAGAGGAGTTCTCGTTACAACATGGGAAATGTGGGGTTCTGCTCCGGAAGGGTTATTCTTGTTTCTGCACAGCCTTGCTGTGCTGTGCCATACAAAGCTCAGACGTATGTACAGACTATCATCAATCTTCACCAGCTACACCTCAGGGAAACGGTACGTAAACTGGACGACAATCACACGTCCTGTTTCAGCTCCTTCATCTTCTCCAGCGAGGCCTGCAGCTTGTTAAGCGTCTTCTTGACCCGCAGTGCCGTGAGCCGGGCCGCCGGGTTGTGGTACCAACACTCCCGCATCAACTTCGCCATCGCTGTTAATGTCTGCAGGGAGACAGGAATGTCATGGTTACAGGGTTGCCATAGTTACCTGGTTGTCATGGTCACACGGTTACCATAGTTAACTGGTTGCTGGACCATCTATGATTACTATGGTTACATGATTGCCATAGTTACCTGGTCACTTGGTCATCTGATTTAAGTTGCTATGGTTACATGGTTGCCATAGTTACCTGGTTGTCATGGTTAAAGGGTTGCCATAGTTACctggttgtcatggttacaCGGTTACCATAGTTGACTGGTTGCTGGATCACCTATGATTACTATGGTTACATGGCTGCCAAAGTTAAATGGTTGCCACAGTTACCTTGTTGCTGGACAATCTATGGTTGCTACGGTTGCATAGATACATGGTTGCCATAGTTACCTGGTCGCTGGACCATCTGTTTGGAATGCTGGGTCTCTGTTGTCCCTCGACGACGACCTTCCTCATGTCCTCGTAACTCGGGTCGCTCGGAACGACGTCATAGTAGGGCGGCTTGTACTCCTCTGCTATCCCtgaacacacaaacaacatTTCAGGCTCAACTATATACAATATAAGCTGTGTGAGTGAAAAATTTCCACTGGTTGTctcttccctccctccctccatccttaCCCCCGCTCATGCAGCGCCGAGCGACCTCCCACAGCACCAGCCCCAGCGCGTACacatccctccctcccttcctcCCTCTATCCCTTACTCCCTCACTTTCAGCCTTACCCCCTGTGCTGTGTTTTGGACCTCTACGCTGTGCTTTGGGCCGCTATGCTGTGTTTTGACCAACAAAGGGAAGTTTTCTGTAGTTTTGTAACGAAGGTAAAATAAAGTAGGCTATATTTCCCTACATctggccctcaaaatgcaggaaatactgtaaatgcatttaagtttgcggggatttaatttcgtggtagagggaaaaaggacttttcacggtggttttaagtttgcggtagctcCATGTGCATTGTAGTCTCTAACTCAgtaactgccatggaaaaatgttcgccgtggttttaagttcgtggtgaagtggccaccgcgaaaaccgcgaatatcaaaccaccgcgaaagtttctgcatttacagtagtgtctCAGGAGGTCTCAGAACACCCCTTACCCCCAGATGTGCACCGCCGAGCGACCTCCCATAACACCAGTCCCAACGCGTACACGTCGACCCTCTTGTACGAGTCGAAGCACTCGTAGTTCATGATCTCCTCCAGCAGTTCCGGGGCCATGTAGCGCTTGGTGCCGACCCGCGGGTTCGAGCCCAGGTCCAGCGTGTCCGTTGCCTGGGAGTGCATCACGGCCAGACCTGGGGACGGGAAAAAGAAACagtttaacaaacaaacaaacaaacatctactGTCCGCATCACTGCGAGACATGggaacaggaaaaaaacaaaacacctaAACAAACATCTACTGTCTGCATCACTGCCAGACCTGGCaacaggaaaaatattttgactaaATTCTAGGTTGTGTGACGGTCAgaatttgcatgtttgtttacaaCATACGTGAGCTTCATTCTacaaggttggacaagtccactagcccgattgtctagggcaagtgaaagtgcttatCAGGCAAGCAGATGTCCAACTCCACTTGCCTAATCatgcaagtaagatttttccatgagtgagattttggtAGAAAGTTTGGAATATCTAACTTTGGTTGCTCATGTTTCCATCGTTTCTCTATCAACTTCGATGTAATatttatcattggaaagctttttacatttcatttccTACCATCTGAAATAACACAGGAGAACATtaatcaaacattatctgttcctatatctacacctgtacaaagaagcgagaagatgtcgaccatcctgttagcttagtaccttcaattagttaaattgtatcttgttgtctctgcatatgtctgttatgtctgttatcagtgacctgtacctagcccgttgaggcatgaatgtacaataaaggtctttcattcactATTTAAGTGCCATTAAACTCACCCAAGTCAGCGATGCAGCACTGGCCGTTGCTTTTCACCAGGATGTTCTTGCTCTTGAGGTCGCGGTGGGCGATGGCGGGCTTACCCTGCGTGCCGAAAATCTCCACATGTAGATGAACCAACCCTCCCGCGATGGAACAGGCAAGCTGTGGACACAgcaatccatcaatcaatcaatcaatcaactaaAATCTCCACATGTAGATGTACCAGCCCTCCCGCAATGGAACAGGCAAGCTGTGGACacagcaatcaatcaatcaattaatcagtTAATCCAGATTCAAACGCATCTCAGGTTTGTCACCTGTTTTTACATAGCGCTGGGTAAGTCTAAAACTTCCAGAACACAACGAAATTAAACTTcaagaacacaacaaaacacagaaacaaGAACTGGGCATTGTGTTTAGGGTTACAGGTTGGGGGTCAGAGAGCAAACGTGAGAACCTTCATCATGCGGTGGGCATACAGCGTTGTGTGTTAAGGGTTAAAGGTTAGACTTGAGAACTCTTGCTTACCTTAATCATGTGGTGGGTGTCGAGCGTTGTGTGTTTATGGTTACAGGTTAAAGGTCAGGGGTTAGAGGTCGGAACCCCTGCTTACCTTCATCATGCGGTGTGCGTCGAGCGTTGTGCGCTGCAGGAAGTCGTACAGGGATCCGTACTCGTGGTAGTGCGTGATGAGCCAGAGCTGCGTGCACGAGTTTCGCGACGTCATGTCGGACGCGATGAAGCCCAGAATGTTCTCGTGGCGGAGGAGGACCGTGTTGTAGATCTCCGTCTCTCGGAACCATGACTTCTCGTCGCGGGAGTTGAAAATTTTCACGGCGACGTTTTCGCCCTGCCACTGCCCTCTCCACACCTCGCCATACCTGCCCTTTCCTggacacacacaacaacaaatttTTATACTAAATATCTAATTTCCTGGAGACAAATTTTAAGACAAAGACAAATTTAATAGTACTCATCTCAAGGATATGAAATATCATGCCACGGTAGGGTAAGGGTTAGTGATGggggtggataccggtacagGAAATCTAGGTTCAAGTatgattcaggtccagaggatcaggtccagatctgGGCCTGATCCTTAATATGAAAACTTACGAATGGGCGATACTGAAAACAGTAACTCCCACAGGCATTTTaaatcctgtcttcatgtaaactcTGTAAATTTGACTGTAgtaacttggtagaaatgactataaactctacttccCTCTTGCTATTTGCTTGAACCGGTAAGCGCCAAGAGGTATAAAtccctgccgatataatctagTCATTTTGTACtcggtccaaaatccagtccactgGTTTCTTTCAGGTCTGGTtgtttggaccggtccaacaaggaAAAACAGTTATGTAACTAACAGTACACTGTTCTGGTACCCACTACAAGATGAaaatgacggcccgcctcagcaAAAACTGAAGTGCAGCGATAATGACCCACTCCTAGTAACGGGTAAGTACTGACCTATCTGTTCCACGAGCGTGATCTGTCGTGCCACGGTAGGGTAAGGGTTAAGTACTAACCTATCTGTTCCACTAGCGTTATCTGTCGTGCCACGGTAGGCTAAGGGTTAAGTACTGACCTATCTGTTCAACTAGCGTGATCTGTCATGCCACAGTAGGGTAAGTGTTAAATACTGACCTATCTGTTCCACAAGCGTGATCTGTCGTGCCACGGTAGGGTAAGGGTTAAGTACTGACCTATCTGTTCCACTAGCGTGATCTGTCGTGCCACGGTAAGGTAAGGGTTAAGTACTGACCTATCTGTTCCACGAGCGTGATCTGTCGTGCCACGGTAGGATAAGGGTTAAGTACTGACCTATCTGTTCCACAAGCGTGATCTGTCGTGCCACGGTAGGGTAAGGGTTAAATACTGACCTATCTGTTCCACGAGCGTGATCTGTCGTGCCACGGTAGGGTAAGGGTTAAGTACTGACCTAGGGTTGGGGTTAGTACTGATCTAGGGTAGGGGTTAAGTACTGACCTAGGGTAAGGGTTAAGTACTGACCTATCTGTTCCACGAGCGTGATCTGTCGTGCCACGGTTCGTTGCACCAAGAAGGGCAGCCCCGAGCCGCTGCCTGACGATTGGTCCACGAGGTCCTGTAGCGTGTTGTCGCCGGCGGGGTACGCGTGCATGTCTCCCACGTGCACACCCCCTCTCTCTACATCGCGCTGGTACCTGTGGGTGTGAGGTGGCCTCCTGTTAGTGAAAATGACGTTCGGGCATGTCCTACCCTTACCCCACATTCCCGATCTACAGTAAGCAACAGTCCTATTGTAAAAGCTAGTGTTTACAATTGATGCAGAACAAATAAGACCTTCAATGGAAGTCCCATGTTCGTGCCAACCCCTCTCCCCCAACCCCCCCACGTCACACTGGTACCTGTGGGTGTGAGCCTTGTATTAGGGCTGTACAAGGTTGGGCAAGTCTATGATTTTCCAAGGCAAGTAAAAGTACCTATCAGCGCATGTCCAACCCCACATGTCCCAAtccccccacccacccccccTCTCTCCACTTCTCGCTGGTAACTGTGGGTGTAAGGTGGTCTTGTGTTAGCTCAGGAAGAAAATATGTTTCTGGTTACACTACCGACCCTGCTAACCAGAGACTGGACGCactagacgcccttacactggggagtagatcctctgacaagcatgaaattctgattgaccagggatgccactaggtcacttgaggtcacagtcttctaaTGTGACCTCTCTGGCAggcagtaattttgcccctcaggatacctcaGAATGCACCATTATAACTTAAAGTTCTCTTAAACTCTGCATTATGgcaggtggatgcccccagccCCCCCTAGAATAATCGTGCTTATATCCCTTACTGTGACTCTCCAAGAAATTTGGATGCCTAATAATAAAATcttagctaaaagcctgcttttgactcaggttgctgcctggctgaaaaaaaaggtatttcaagcactgctATGGCAGAGGATCGAGTACAAGCAAATAATTGaacccatactgttgcagccgACGCTTGTGCATGAAGCGAGCAATGAGGCTAGCAGCACCTGATCCATTTCAGTTGCTACAGTGCTACTATGGAATTTGCCAGATCACTTTGGCCCAGACCTgaaaatccctacctaccgatcCTATTTtgtgggttcaaatccctggCAGGCCACAGCAGTCTTTAACACCTGTTTCCCCACTAATTGAAAATGAGCTTCTAACCTGATAACACACTAGAAGAGTTTGTTAGCCAGAAACTTACGTTTGCAACATTCCTATAGTAGAggtacaaacaaataaaagaacCCATACCGTTGCAGCCGGCGCTTGTGCATGAAGCGAGCGATGAGGATGGCGGCTGCTGCCAGGATGATCAGAGCTCCGATCGGGCTGACGGCGTAGATCACCAGCTGGGTCAGCTCGTTATCCACCGCAAACGTCGGGTCTGAGTCTGAAATATGACACCATTGTTGTAACATGACTCCTATGTGGTAATATGACACCAATGCTGAAATATGACACCTCAACATCTAACACTAACTCCAATTGTAATCTATTACATGGGTCCAAGTCTGAAACATGACACCATCTTTGTAAAATGACACCATCACTGTAATATGATATCATCACTGTAACATAACGTCACTGTTGTAATATGACACCCCACATCCCCTAATACACCAACACTACGTCAACTTATCAACTATAAACTTATCCACCGCAAACGATGGGTCCGAATCGGAAACATGACACCATCAGTTGTAACATGACACCATGACTATAACAGGTAAAACTTGCTACCTGTCCGAAGTGTTGGGGTGATGCTTTTGTTGAACATTTCGAAGGTAATGTTGAATGTTACCTGTTCGGAGTGTTGGGGTGATGTTTTTGTTGCACATTTCGAAGGTAATGTTGAATGTTACCTGTTCGGAGTGTTGGGGTGATGTTTTTGTTGCACATTTCGTAGTCGCAGCACACAACGTTGACTGTAGGTTGGTCGGGTGTGTTACACGACATCCGCGACTGCTCCTCTTGTCCAAAACAGCcctgaaacaaaagaaaacaaaacattgtgacCATGAAAGCTACCAGTATCTTTTCTCTTGTGACTTTTGACACCAACACAGTCACAATGTGTGTTAAACATGTCCTGGGAGGACCGAGTGAGGAACTGCACACTGTACGGTGACCTCCTTAGACTCTCTCATAAGATCAGGAAACGGAGGATGGCACTGGCCGGACACAATGTCCGACATAAACTGATACAGAACTGGTACTGGTCGCCAACCAGCTTATCCTCTGGGAGCCAACAGATGGAAAGAGAAGAAGGGGCAGAATGCGTACAACCTTCATTAACAACCTTAAAAGGGACACAAAAATCGGTAACATCACCACAGCAGAGCTTCGCTCTCTCATGGAGGACAAGgagtgtaatctccaagcagatcctacagtgccataagatagtatcaaagctggccaaggagaatagctggccaaagggagtcaaatgggcaccggagtttattacgccaccgtggatctgcttggagattagctgagTGGAGAAGGATCCATTGTGACCCGTGCTGATGACAtccctgatgtccacgttcaaggttcaaggttcagCCACAATGGCTAAGATTGTATGGCATTTCATCATCTTTAAAAACATACTAAGCCAGACTGTAGGCAAGTTGCCAGGGCCGTTACTTAGTGCATTTGTATGTCGGCATTGCCAGAACTTTGCAGATGCTTGGTAAG harbors:
- the LOC118405722 gene encoding activin receptor type-1-like; amino-acid sequence: MAASLELVGWVLLLFSASWAATAEVSAMAGNSSTPEEGFLCECDRDSCQGDIVCRAQQKCYSAIVYGELKKGCFGQEEQSRMSCNTPDQPTVNVVCCDYEMCNKNITPTLRTDSDPTFAVDNELTQLVIYAVSPIGALIILAAAAILIARFMHKRRLQRYQRDVERGGVHVGDMHAYPAGDNTLQDLVDQSSGSGSGLPFLVQRTVARQITLVEQIGKGRYGEVWRGQWQGENVAVKIFNSRDEKSWFRETEIYNTVLLRHENILGFIASDMTSRNSCTQLWLITHYHEYGSLYDFLQRTTLDAHRMMKLACSIAGGLVHLHVEIFGTQGKPAIAHRDLKSKNILVKSNGQCCIADLGLAVMHSQATDTLDLGSNPRVGTKRYMAPELLEEIMNYECFDSYKRVDVYALGLVLWEVARRCTSGGIAEEYKPPYYDVVPSDPSYEDMRKVVVEGQQRPSIPNRWSSDQTLTAMAKLMRECWYHNPAARLTALRVKKTLNKLQASLEKMKELKQDV